One Massilia sp. 9096 genomic window carries:
- a CDS encoding glycerophosphodiester phosphodiesterase — MSGLILPDSVMRRRLLKGVAAGAALGLLPGLGRAQGASLRLDPSSKPTLFAHRGASALRPEHTLGAYAKAIADGADYVEPDLVATRDGVLVARHENAITDTTDVATRPEFASRRNRKVIDGEAHDGWFVSDFTFAELKTLRAVERLPKMRGTAYDGQFQILSFEEIIDFVAAESSARGRTIGIIPELKHSTWFAANGLPLEDRFVSILKAHEYTRRAPVEIQSFEVANLKALRKTLGKPANVRLMQLVIAGGRYDAVRPADVAAAGGTLTFGEMVSPRGLRQIASYADVVAPITRAVIPLGPDERLAAPTSLVADAHKAGLLVHVWTFRPENAFLAADFRNDAGPNARNEAGSVAEIRRYLETGIDGLFSDDSAVARKAIDG, encoded by the coding sequence ATGTCTGGACTGATTCTTCCCGACAGCGTCATGCGCCGCCGCCTGCTGAAAGGCGTGGCCGCCGGCGCGGCGCTCGGGCTGCTGCCCGGCCTGGGCCGTGCGCAAGGCGCCAGCCTGCGCCTCGACCCGTCCAGCAAACCGACCCTGTTCGCGCACCGCGGCGCCAGCGCGCTGCGGCCCGAACACACGCTCGGCGCGTATGCGAAAGCCATCGCCGACGGCGCCGATTACGTCGAACCGGACCTGGTGGCCACGCGCGACGGCGTGCTGGTGGCGCGCCACGAGAACGCGATCACGGACACGACCGACGTCGCCACCCGTCCCGAGTTCGCCAGCCGGCGCAACCGCAAGGTCATCGATGGCGAAGCGCATGATGGCTGGTTCGTCTCCGACTTCACGTTTGCCGAACTGAAGACCTTGCGCGCCGTCGAGCGCCTGCCCAAGATGCGCGGCACGGCCTACGACGGCCAGTTCCAGATCCTCTCTTTTGAGGAGATCATCGACTTCGTCGCCGCCGAGTCGAGCGCCCGCGGGCGCACGATCGGCATCATCCCCGAGCTGAAGCATTCGACCTGGTTCGCCGCCAACGGCCTGCCGCTCGAGGACCGCTTCGTGTCGATCCTGAAAGCGCACGAGTACACCCGGCGCGCGCCGGTCGAGATTCAGTCGTTCGAGGTCGCCAACCTGAAAGCCTTGCGCAAGACGCTGGGCAAGCCGGCCAACGTGCGCCTGATGCAACTCGTCATCGCGGGCGGCAGGTACGACGCGGTGCGCCCGGCCGACGTCGCGGCCGCGGGCGGCACGCTGACCTTCGGCGAGATGGTGTCGCCGCGCGGCCTGCGCCAGATCGCCTCGTATGCCGACGTGGTCGCTCCGATCACGCGCGCCGTGATCCCGCTCGGTCCGGACGAGCGCCTGGCCGCGCCGACCTCGCTGGTGGCGGACGCGCACAAGGCCGGCCTGCTGGTGCACGTCTGGACCTTCCGCCCCGAGAACGCCTTCCTGGCGGCCGACTTCCGCAACGATGCCGGCCCCAACGCGCGCAACGAGGCGGGCTCGGTCGCCGAGATCCGCCGCTATCTCGAGACCGGCATCGACGGCTTGTTCTCGGACGATTCGGCGGTGGCGCGCAAGGCGATCGACGGCTGA
- a CDS encoding HAD hydrolase-like protein, translated as MRYRLAIFDFDGTLADSLPFFLSVFNTIADRHGFRRIDTSRAEQFRHYSVRRMMAHVGMPAWKLPLASKTFTNMMREHAATIPLFDGVPETLRQLAAQGVRLAVVSSNAEHNVRTVLGPELTGLVCCFECGMSIFGKASRIRAVLRAQGVMPSDAIYIGDQGTDADAANKAGVAFGAVHWGYATIEALRQHGVAEEFLAPRDLGRIAGAV; from the coding sequence ATGCGCTACCGACTCGCCATCTTCGACTTCGACGGGACCCTGGCCGACTCCCTGCCCTTCTTCCTCTCGGTGTTCAACACGATCGCCGACCGCCATGGTTTCCGCCGCATCGACACCAGCCGCGCCGAGCAGTTTCGCCACTACAGCGTGCGCCGGATGATGGCCCATGTCGGCATGCCGGCCTGGAAATTGCCACTGGCCTCGAAGACCTTCACCAACATGATGCGCGAGCACGCGGCGACGATCCCGTTGTTCGACGGCGTGCCCGAGACCTTGCGCCAGCTCGCGGCGCAGGGCGTGCGCCTGGCGGTGGTGTCGTCGAACGCCGAGCACAACGTGCGCACCGTGCTCGGGCCGGAGCTGACCGGCCTGGTCTGCTGTTTCGAGTGCGGCATGTCGATCTTCGGCAAGGCCAGCCGCATCCGCGCCGTGCTGCGCGCCCAGGGCGTGATGCCGTCGGACGCGATCTACATCGGCGACCAGGGCACCGATGCCGACGCCGCCAACAAGGCCGGCGTCGCCTTCGGCGCCGTGCACTGGGGCTACGCGACGATCGAGGCGCTGCGCCAGCATGGCGTCGCCGAGGAATTCCTGGCGCCGCGCGATTTAGGGCGCATTGCGGGGGCGGTGTAG
- a CDS encoding MarR family winged helix-turn-helix transcriptional regulator — MPLPDQTLSSLTAALTYASRAYRAAADKVAADFGLSQATGLPVLIINRFGDEGVRPGVLAEMLSLEPSSLVRIVDQLIGNGLVVRHEDPQDRRAKILHLTDDGQKTAARMEQALRPFRRKLFGDFAEADVEACLRVLSGLPNVIANITADLGAERKQA; from the coding sequence ATGCCTCTTCCCGACCAGACCCTGAGCAGCCTGACCGCCGCCCTGACCTACGCCTCGCGCGCCTACCGCGCCGCCGCCGACAAGGTCGCCGCCGACTTCGGCCTGTCGCAGGCGACCGGCCTGCCCGTGCTGATCATCAACCGCTTCGGCGATGAAGGCGTGCGTCCGGGCGTGCTGGCCGAGATGCTGAGCCTGGAGCCGTCGTCGCTGGTGCGCATCGTCGACCAGCTGATCGGCAACGGCCTGGTGGTGCGCCACGAAGATCCGCAGGACCGCCGCGCCAAGATCCTGCACCTGACCGACGACGGCCAGAAGACCGCCGCGCGGATGGAACAGGCGCTGCGTCCGTTCCGCCGCAAGCTGTTCGGCGACTTTGCCGAGGCCGACGTCGAGGCCTGTCTGCGCGTGCTGTCCGGCCTGCCCAACGTCATCGCCAACATCACTGCAGACCTGGGCGCAGAGCGCAAGCAGGCATGA
- a CDS encoding FUSC family protein: MKFATRAEMLFSVKSFAAAMLSVYISLRIGLPRPFWAMMTAYIVAQPFAGPTRSKGLYRAGGTILGATAVVVLVPRLVDAPELLSLALALWIAGCLYFSLLDRTPRSYMLMLAGYTAGLIGFPAVNNPGAIFDIALARVEEIVLGMTCATVVHSLVLPQSFGPVLLARLDKAVDDAHRWIRDALNPAGDARSVGDRRKLATDITDLRLMSTHLPFDTSRVRWTSQAVNALQERLAMFVPVVSGIEDRLGALRELGATEVTDHWRALLDDVVALVETPKETDLARAGERLHARIDELAPPLVHALRWAGLIELNLAARLRRLVDICVETRALRHRIDAGVHGRLPPELRQLPTVPPSVLHQDRGMALLSAFAAVIATLSCCAFWILSGWPAGAAAPMMAAVLCCFFSTQDNPVPFIKGFLEYTIYSIPASALYLLVLLPAAHNFETLVLLCAPTFLVLGVFVARPSTFGRAFPFLFGVVGTLALMDTDTADMVSFINGMLPQIAGLVAAAVFTGILRSVGAGWTARRLLKAGWRELARLGNGERTTLPAFSARMVDRVGLLAPRLAAATAQANAEDLQAVDALRDLRIGLNMTLLQDVRARLGHADVTIAPLMKQLARYFNLRPQVDTECAAGLLVSVDDALRAVCRHERGDDAPRAEALAALAGLRLDLFPKAPAYEPAVVSNV, encoded by the coding sequence ATGAAGTTCGCAACCCGTGCGGAGATGCTGTTCTCCGTCAAATCTTTCGCGGCAGCGATGCTCTCGGTGTATATCTCCCTGCGCATCGGACTGCCGCGCCCGTTCTGGGCGATGATGACCGCCTACATCGTCGCCCAACCGTTCGCCGGCCCGACCCGTTCCAAAGGCCTGTACCGCGCCGGCGGCACCATCCTGGGCGCCACCGCGGTGGTGGTCCTGGTGCCGCGCCTGGTCGACGCGCCCGAGCTGCTGTCGCTCGCGCTGGCGCTGTGGATCGCCGGCTGCCTGTACTTCTCGCTGCTCGACCGCACCCCGCGTTCCTACATGCTGATGCTGGCCGGGTACACCGCCGGCCTGATCGGCTTCCCTGCCGTGAACAACCCGGGCGCCATCTTCGACATCGCGCTGGCGCGCGTGGAAGAGATCGTGCTCGGCATGACCTGCGCCACCGTGGTCCACAGCCTGGTGCTGCCGCAGTCGTTCGGCCCGGTGCTGCTGGCGCGCCTGGACAAGGCGGTCGACGATGCGCACCGCTGGATCCGCGACGCGCTCAATCCGGCCGGCGACGCACGCAGCGTAGGCGATCGCCGCAAGCTGGCCACCGACATCACCGACCTGCGCCTGATGAGCACCCACCTGCCGTTCGACACCTCGCGCGTGCGCTGGACTTCGCAGGCCGTCAACGCGCTGCAGGAACGCCTGGCGATGTTCGTGCCGGTTGTGTCGGGCATCGAGGACCGCCTGGGCGCGCTGCGCGAGCTCGGCGCGACGGAGGTGACCGACCACTGGCGCGCGCTGCTGGACGACGTGGTGGCGCTGGTCGAGACGCCCAAGGAAACCGACCTCGCGCGCGCGGGCGAGCGCCTGCATGCGCGCATCGACGAACTGGCGCCGCCGCTGGTCCACGCGCTGCGCTGGGCCGGCCTGATCGAGCTGAACCTGGCCGCGCGCCTGCGCCGCCTGGTCGACATCTGCGTCGAGACGCGCGCGCTGCGCCATCGCATCGACGCCGGCGTGCACGGCCGCCTGCCGCCCGAGCTGCGCCAGCTGCCGACCGTGCCGCCCAGCGTGCTGCACCAGGACCGCGGCATGGCGCTGCTGTCGGCGTTCGCCGCCGTGATTGCGACGCTGTCGTGCTGCGCATTCTGGATCCTGAGCGGCTGGCCGGCCGGCGCCGCCGCGCCGATGATGGCCGCGGTGCTGTGCTGCTTCTTCTCGACCCAGGACAACCCGGTTCCGTTCATCAAGGGCTTCCTCGAGTACACCATCTACTCGATCCCGGCCTCGGCGCTGTACCTGCTGGTGCTGCTGCCTGCCGCGCACAATTTCGAGACGCTGGTGCTGCTGTGCGCGCCGACCTTCCTGGTGCTGGGCGTGTTCGTGGCGCGCCCGAGCACCTTCGGACGCGCCTTCCCCTTCCTGTTCGGCGTGGTCGGGACGCTGGCGCTGATGGACACCGACACGGCCGACATGGTCTCGTTCATCAATGGCATGCTGCCGCAGATCGCCGGCCTGGTCGCGGCCGCCGTGTTCACCGGCATCCTGCGCAGCGTCGGCGCCGGCTGGACCGCCCGCCGCCTGCTCAAGGCCGGCTGGCGCGAACTGGCGCGCCTGGGCAACGGCGAGCGCACCACGCTGCCGGCGTTCTCGGCGCGCATGGTCGACCGCGTCGGGCTGCTGGCGCCACGCCTGGCCGCGGCGACGGCGCAGGCGAACGCCGAAGACCTGCAGGCGGTCGACGCGCTGCGCGACCTGCGCATCGGCCTGAACATGACGCTGCTGCAGGACGTGCGTGCGCGCCTCGGTCACGCCGACGTCACGATCGCCCCGCTGATGAAGCAGCTGGCGCGCTATTTCAATCTGCGTCCGCAGGTCGACACCGAGTGCGCAGCAGGCCTGCTGGTGAGCGTCGACGACGCGCTGCGCGCCGTCTGTAGGCACGAGCGCGGCGACGATGCGCCGCGCGCCGAGGCGCTGGCGGCGCTGGCCGGCCTGCGCCTCGACCTGTTCCCGAAAGCGCCGGCCTATGAGCCCGCTGTTGTATCCAACGTTTAG
- a CDS encoding DUF1656 domain-containing protein, which yields MIGEVSIYGLFVPPLLLLTLAALVVSRLLNLVLGWTGFYRLVWHPALFDFSLFVIVLGALTFFTRNWS from the coding sequence ATGATCGGCGAAGTCAGCATCTACGGCCTCTTCGTTCCTCCGCTCCTGCTGCTCACGCTGGCGGCGCTGGTGGTGTCGAGGCTGCTCAACCTGGTCCTGGGATGGACCGGCTTTTACCGCCTGGTGTGGCACCCGGCGTTGTTCGATTTTTCCCTGTTCGTGATCGTGCTGGGCGCACTCACGTTTTTTACTCGTAACTGGTCCTGA
- a CDS encoding HlyD family secretion protein, with protein sequence MALKTIFATTGRIGITLLATAAAVYAGVQMWRHYEVEPWTRDGRIKAYVVQVAPDVTGLVTQVYVHDNQQVKAGQPLFEIDRARFELALRQAEAQVVAAQAALAQAGRENRRNTELDDLVSQETREQGQTRTDQARATLAQAQVNLDTAKLNLERTHVASAVDGTVTNLDLRVGAYATAAHPVMAVVDSHSFYVEGYFEETKLPGIELGDKVDVTLMGTRTPFRGHVESFAEGIADRDRSTGQNMLPNVNPTFNWVRLAQRIPVRIAIDTVPAGVRLVAGQTATVKVLPATQTAQAAPAPAAPGTPAAAPAKAAQPAVAPAAPAAVTPAPATSTVAATAATTPAAAGAAAPSTVHTAAH encoded by the coding sequence ATGGCACTGAAAACTATTTTTGCGACGACTGGCCGGATCGGCATCACCTTGCTGGCAACCGCCGCCGCGGTCTATGCCGGCGTGCAGATGTGGCGCCACTACGAAGTCGAGCCCTGGACCCGCGACGGCCGCATCAAGGCTTACGTGGTGCAGGTCGCGCCCGACGTGACCGGCCTGGTGACCCAGGTCTACGTGCACGACAACCAGCAGGTCAAGGCCGGCCAGCCGCTGTTCGAGATCGACCGCGCGCGCTTCGAGCTGGCGCTGCGCCAGGCCGAGGCGCAAGTGGTCGCGGCGCAGGCGGCGCTGGCCCAGGCCGGCCGCGAGAACCGGCGTAACACCGAGCTGGACGACCTGGTCTCGCAGGAGACGCGCGAACAGGGCCAGACCCGCACCGACCAGGCGCGCGCCACGCTGGCCCAGGCGCAAGTCAACCTCGACACCGCCAAGCTGAACCTCGAGCGCACGCACGTGGCCTCCGCGGTGGACGGTACCGTCACCAACCTCGACCTGCGCGTGGGCGCGTACGCGACCGCCGCGCACCCGGTGATGGCCGTGGTCGACAGCCATTCGTTCTACGTCGAAGGCTATTTCGAGGAGACCAAGCTGCCCGGCATCGAGCTGGGCGACAAGGTCGACGTCACGCTGATGGGCACGCGCACGCCGTTCCGCGGCCACGTCGAGAGCTTCGCCGAAGGCATCGCCGACCGCGACCGCTCCACCGGCCAGAACATGCTGCCGAACGTGAACCCGACCTTCAACTGGGTGCGCCTGGCCCAGCGCATCCCGGTGCGCATCGCGATCGACACGGTGCCGGCCGGCGTGCGCCTGGTGGCCGGCCAGACCGCGACCGTCAAGGTGCTGCCGGCGACGCAAACCGCGCAGGCGGCCCCAGCACCGGCCGCTCCAGGCACGCCGGCTGCGGCGCCCGCCAAGGCTGCGCAGCCGGCCGTGGCGCCCGCCGCTCCCGCCGCGGTGACGCCGGCGCCTGCAACTTCGACCGTGGCTGCGACCGCCGCCACGACGCCGGCCGCAGCCGGCGCCGCCGCACCGTCAACCGTTCATACCGCCGCACATTGA
- a CDS encoding efflux transporter outer membrane subunit — MMTRFRSIANKALPLTLLAAALAACTTVGPDYHVPKEAVVERPDANAPFMGAAETPYKSDPLPADWWHLYQDPLLDKLIAKAFANNADLRVAEANLERAHGVLEEVEERKHPEIEMSAAPQYGRIAGSSIGIPEQLPTTGIYDADIRIGYTLDLFGRVRRAIEASEADVEATQAAADLTHVMVAADTTRAYAEACSAGYQLKVAQQSVDLQQQFAKLTLERVQRGRGIAIDNSRAQAQVEQLKANLPPLEARRRTALYRLAVLTGEVPSKFPAEVAQCATPPRVKAAIPVGDGKALLRRRPDIRQAERQLAGATARIGVATGELYPNINLGGSVGMVGLANQWMDSNTFKFSLGPLISWSLPSLSSARSHIAQAEAGTKGSLAHFDSVVLNALRETESALTIYARELDRNASLRAARDQSALAVRQTDKLYRFGRTDFLSQLDAERTLASAESVLASSDAQLAADQVQLFLALGGGWENTHGAGHGEGKEGKAGAGEEKVAQAKEVK; from the coding sequence ATGATGACCCGTTTCCGCTCCATCGCCAACAAAGCCCTGCCGCTCACGCTGCTCGCGGCCGCGCTGGCCGCCTGCACGACGGTCGGCCCCGACTACCACGTGCCGAAGGAAGCCGTGGTGGAGCGGCCCGACGCCAACGCCCCGTTCATGGGCGCGGCCGAGACGCCCTACAAATCCGATCCGCTGCCGGCCGACTGGTGGCATTTGTACCAGGACCCGCTGCTCGACAAGCTGATCGCGAAAGCCTTCGCCAACAACGCCGACCTGCGCGTGGCCGAGGCCAACCTGGAACGCGCGCACGGCGTGCTGGAAGAAGTCGAAGAGAGAAAGCATCCGGAAATCGAGATGAGCGCGGCGCCGCAGTACGGGCGTATCGCCGGTTCCTCGATCGGCATCCCGGAACAGCTGCCGACCACCGGCATCTACGACGCCGACATCCGGATCGGCTACACGCTCGACCTGTTCGGCCGGGTGCGGCGCGCCATCGAAGCGTCGGAAGCCGACGTCGAAGCCACGCAAGCCGCCGCCGACCTGACCCACGTGATGGTCGCGGCCGACACCACGCGCGCCTACGCGGAAGCCTGCTCGGCCGGCTACCAGCTGAAGGTGGCGCAGCAGTCGGTCGATTTGCAGCAGCAGTTCGCCAAGCTGACCCTGGAGCGCGTGCAGCGCGGCCGCGGCATCGCGATCGACAACAGCCGCGCGCAGGCCCAGGTCGAGCAATTGAAAGCCAACCTGCCGCCGCTGGAGGCGCGCCGCCGCACCGCGCTGTACCGCCTGGCCGTGCTCACCGGCGAAGTGCCGAGCAAGTTCCCGGCCGAGGTCGCGCAATGCGCCACCCCGCCGCGCGTCAAGGCCGCGATCCCGGTCGGCGACGGCAAGGCCTTGCTGCGCCGCCGTCCCGACATCCGCCAGGCCGAGCGCCAGCTCGCCGGCGCCACGGCCCGCATCGGCGTGGCCACGGGCGAGCTGTACCCGAACATCAACCTCGGCGGCTCGGTCGGCATGGTCGGCCTGGCCAATCAATGGATGGACTCGAACACCTTCAAGTTCAGCCTCGGCCCGCTGATCAGCTGGAGCCTGCCGTCGCTCAGCTCGGCCCGTTCGCACATCGCCCAAGCCGAGGCCGGTACCAAAGGCTCGCTGGCGCACTTCGACTCGGTGGTGCTCAATGCCCTGCGCGAGACCGAAAGCGCATTGACGATCTATGCGCGTGAGCTCGACCGCAACGCTTCGCTGCGCGCGGCGCGCGACCAGAGCGCGCTGGCCGTACGGCAGACGGACAAGCTGTACCGCTTCGGCCGCACCGATTTCCTGTCGCAGCTGGACGCCGAGCGCACGCTGGCCAGCGCCGAGAGCGTGCTGGCGTCGTCGGACGCGCAGCTGGCGGCGGACCAGGTGCAGCTGTTCCTGGCGCTGGGGGGCGGCTGGGAGAATACCCACGGCGCCGGGCACGGCGAGGGCAAGGAAGGCAAGGCAGGCGCCGGCGAAGAGAAGGTCGCTCAGGCCAAAGAGGTCAAATAA
- a CDS encoding xanthine dehydrogenase family protein molybdopterin-binding subunit has translation MNAIGAPLNRTDAWAKVSGAAKYTAEHQVEGLTHAVLVTSTVPSGRVLRIDDTDAKQVPGLLLVMTPQNVMRLPKENKDGKIQPPVGRRLTLLQEDDVYYNNQPIAVVVADTLEHAREAAARLRVEYEHKEAVLDFEQAKEKLEVPEKVLTESTDTRRGDIVDGFLAGSVRLDHTYTTPIENHNPIETHATIAEWSDNGGGDKLTIYESTQYMKGVQRINAAIFGIPPENVTAICPYTGGGFGSKGSLWSHSPLTAMAAKMLGRPVKLSLDRNQMFGPVGQRPNTEQRFRLAARQDGQLTASAHNTIAYTSVLEKWIEPCGIMTRMMYESPNQETTHRLAKLNRGTPTFMRAPGEASGSFALESAMDELAYELGMDPLELRLKNYTERDPGKDLPWSSKSLRQCYEIGAERFGWKDRNPQPRSMKRGNKLVGWGMATATYPTNRSAGECSACLQPDGSALFRSATQDLGTGTYTVMTQIAADSIGLPVERVRFELGNSQLPESPVSGGSTTVASVGPAVQAAGHALRLKLVGIAVAHEASPLFGATADQVGFEQGEIYLLADAGKRESMAAIAARHGAPVEATAKAEPGDENKKYSMHSFGAIFVEVTVDEDLGEIRVPRAVGVYGVGKLMNEKTGYSQLMGGVVWGIGLALLEETMIDPRNGRAVNGNLAEYHVPVNADIQEIDVQIVDEDDPHVNPLGAKGIGEIGIVGVGAAIANAVYHATGKRVRDLPVTLDKVL, from the coding sequence ATGAACGCGATCGGCGCACCCCTCAACCGAACCGACGCCTGGGCCAAGGTCAGCGGCGCAGCAAAGTACACGGCCGAGCACCAGGTCGAAGGCCTGACCCACGCCGTGCTGGTTACCAGCACCGTCCCGAGCGGCCGCGTGCTGCGCATCGACGACACGGACGCCAAACAGGTGCCCGGCCTGCTGCTGGTGATGACCCCCCAGAACGTCATGCGCCTGCCCAAGGAGAACAAGGACGGCAAGATCCAGCCGCCGGTCGGGCGCCGCCTGACGCTGCTGCAGGAAGACGACGTCTATTACAACAACCAGCCGATCGCCGTGGTCGTGGCCGACACCCTCGAGCACGCGCGCGAGGCGGCTGCACGCCTGCGCGTGGAGTACGAGCACAAGGAAGCGGTGCTCGACTTCGAGCAGGCCAAGGAAAAGCTGGAAGTGCCCGAGAAGGTGCTGACCGAGTCGACCGACACCCGGCGCGGCGACATCGTCGACGGCTTCCTGGCCGGCAGCGTGCGCCTCGACCACACCTACACCACGCCGATCGAGAACCACAACCCGATCGAGACCCACGCCACTATCGCCGAATGGAGCGACAACGGGGGCGGCGACAAGCTGACGATCTACGAGTCGACCCAGTACATGAAGGGCGTGCAGCGCATCAATGCGGCGATCTTCGGCATCCCGCCCGAGAACGTCACCGCGATCTGCCCGTACACCGGCGGCGGCTTCGGCTCCAAAGGTTCGCTGTGGTCGCATTCTCCGCTGACCGCGATGGCGGCCAAGATGCTGGGCCGTCCGGTCAAGCTGTCGCTCGACCGCAACCAGATGTTCGGCCCGGTCGGCCAGCGTCCGAACACCGAGCAGCGCTTCCGCCTGGCGGCCAGGCAGGACGGCCAGCTGACGGCGTCGGCGCACAACACCATCGCCTACACCTCGGTGCTGGAAAAATGGATCGAACCCTGCGGCATCATGACGCGCATGATGTACGAGAGCCCGAACCAGGAGACCACGCACCGCCTGGCCAAGCTGAACCGCGGCACGCCGACCTTCATGCGCGCGCCGGGCGAGGCGTCCGGCTCGTTCGCGCTCGAGTCGGCGATGGACGAACTGGCCTACGAGCTGGGCATGGATCCGCTCGAACTGCGCCTGAAGAACTACACCGAGCGCGACCCGGGCAAGGACTTGCCGTGGTCGAGCAAATCGCTACGCCAGTGCTACGAGATCGGCGCCGAGCGCTTCGGCTGGAAGGACCGTAACCCGCAGCCGCGCTCGATGAAGCGCGGGAACAAGCTGGTCGGCTGGGGCATGGCTACCGCGACCTACCCGACCAACCGTTCGGCCGGCGAGTGCTCGGCGTGCTTGCAACCCGACGGCAGCGCGCTGTTCCGCTCCGCCACCCAGGACCTCGGCACGGGCACCTACACCGTCATGACGCAGATCGCCGCGGATTCGATCGGCCTGCCGGTCGAGCGCGTGCGCTTTGAACTGGGCAATTCGCAGCTGCCGGAGTCGCCGGTGTCGGGCGGCTCGACCACCGTGGCCAGCGTCGGTCCGGCGGTGCAGGCGGCCGGCCATGCGCTGCGTTTGAAGCTGGTCGGGATCGCGGTCGCGCATGAGGCCTCGCCCTTGTTCGGCGCAACCGCCGACCAGGTCGGCTTCGAGCAGGGCGAGATCTATTTGCTGGCCGACGCCGGCAAACGCGAATCGATGGCGGCGATCGCGGCGCGCCACGGCGCCCCGGTCGAGGCGACCGCCAAGGCCGAGCCGGGCGACGAGAACAAGAAGTATTCGATGCATTCGTTCGGCGCGATCTTCGTCGAGGTGACGGTCGACGAGGACCTGGGCGAGATCCGCGTGCCGCGCGCGGTCGGCGTGTACGGCGTCGGCAAGCTGATGAACGAGAAGACCGGCTACAGCCAGCTGATGGGTGGGGTGGTCTGGGGCATCGGCCTGGCGCTGCTGGAAGAGACGATGATCGATCCGCGCAACGGCCGTGCGGTGAACGGCAACCTGGCCGAGTACCACGTGCCGGTGAACGCCGACATTCAGGAGATCGACGTGCAGATCGTCGACGAGGACGACCCGCACGTCAACCCGCTCGGCGCCAAGGGCATCGGCGAGATCGGCATCGTGGGTGTCGGCGCGGCGATCGCGAATGCGGTGTATCACGCGACCGGCAAGCGGGTGCGGGACTTGCCGGTGACGCTCGACAAGGTACTGTAA
- a CDS encoding xanthine dehydrogenase family protein subunit M → MQSISYDRATDVRQAIDLAQQPGAKFIGGGTNLLDLYKSGIEKPIHLVDINRLPLADITELPDGGLRIGAMATNTAVATHPLVRERYRMLSEAILNGATTQLRNMATTGGNLLQRTRCYYFTDPTFARCNKRNPGSGCDAIDGFNRIHAILGASDQCIATHPSDMAVALAALDAIVHLQGPNGERQVPMQDFHRLPEDHPEIDTVIQPGELITAVALPAPTFSQHSHYLKVRDRASYAFALVSVAAAIDLDGDTVRDVRIVLGGVAHKPWRAQEAEDALRGQTLSDEALARAGAAAVAGAKDYGHNGFKIELAQRAVIRALQTAGGLA, encoded by the coding sequence ATGCAATCGATCTCTTACGACCGCGCCACCGACGTACGCCAGGCCATTGACCTGGCGCAGCAGCCGGGCGCCAAATTCATCGGCGGCGGCACCAACCTGCTCGACCTGTACAAGAGCGGCATCGAAAAGCCGATCCACCTGGTCGACATCAACCGCCTGCCGCTGGCCGACATCACCGAGCTGCCGGACGGCGGCCTGCGCATCGGCGCGATGGCGACCAACACCGCCGTCGCGACCCACCCGCTGGTGCGCGAGCGCTACCGCATGCTGTCCGAGGCGATCCTGAACGGCGCCACGACCCAGCTGCGCAACATGGCGACCACCGGCGGCAACCTGCTGCAGCGCACGCGCTGCTACTACTTCACCGATCCGACTTTCGCCCGCTGCAACAAGCGCAATCCGGGATCGGGCTGCGACGCCATCGACGGTTTCAACCGCATCCACGCGATCCTGGGCGCGAGCGACCAGTGCATCGCGACCCACCCGTCGGACATGGCCGTGGCGCTGGCCGCGCTGGACGCCATCGTCCACCTGCAAGGGCCGAACGGCGAGCGCCAGGTGCCGATGCAGGACTTCCACCGCCTGCCCGAAGACCACCCCGAGATCGACACCGTGATCCAGCCGGGCGAACTGATCACCGCGGTGGCGCTGCCGGCGCCGACGTTCTCGCAGCATTCGCACTATCTCAAAGTGCGCGACCGCGCCAGCTACGCGTTCGCGCTGGTGTCGGTGGCGGCCGCCATCGACCTCGATGGCGATACCGTGCGCGACGTGCGCATCGTGCTGGGCGGCGTCGCCCACAAACCGTGGCGCGCACAGGAAGCCGAAGACGCCCTGCGCGGGCAGACGCTGTCCGACGAGGCCCTCGCGCGCGCGGGCGCGGCCGCGGTGGCCGGCGCCAAGGACTACGGACACAATGGATTCAAGATCGAACTGGCGCAGCGCGCGGTGATCCGCGCACTGCAAACCGCAGGAGGACTGGCATGA